One genomic region from Reichenbachiella ulvae encodes:
- a CDS encoding alpha-ketoacid dehydrogenase subunit alpha/beta, with product MKFDSKDLNQEQLIAFYKALLLPRLIEDKMLILLRQGKISKWFSGYGQEAISVGATLAMDSDEYILPMHRNLGMFTTRGIPLHRLFAQFQGKASGFTKGRDRSFHFGTQEHKIVGMISHLGAQLGVADGIALADQLRDKKKSTLVVTGDGGASEGDFHEALNVASVWQLPVIFLVENNCWGLSTPSHEQFRMESFTLKGPGYGIETMQVDGNNLLDVYHGIEQAKKKIAEHSQPILIECMTFRIRGHEEASGTKYYPEGIVEQWTKKDPVQNFESYLIESKVLDPSTIENIKSEINEQIRTELDRANEESSISANPETEINDLFQAHKQRITIPKSRRKSTLRFVDAISEGLKQSLEKYPELIVMGQDIAEYGGVFKVTEGFVELFGKERIRNTPICESAILGAALGLSIQGMKSVVEMQFADFVSCGFNQIVNNLAKSHYRWGQNADVVVRLPTGAGVGAGPYHSQSNEAWFFHVPGLKIVYPSTPYDAKGLLNAAIEDPNPVLFFEHKALYRSKHQNVPVDYYTVEMGKGRYVSRGEDLSIITYGMGVEWVIEVLSDREDLDVEVVDLRSLQPWDKNIVESTVKRTGKVLILHEDNMTGGIGAEISAWISEHCFHYLDAPVMRVASMDTPVPFAGPLEAEYLPKKRFVEKLEEILAY from the coding sequence ATGAAATTTGATAGTAAAGACCTAAATCAAGAGCAACTTATTGCTTTCTACAAAGCCCTACTCCTACCACGGCTTATAGAAGACAAAATGCTCATTCTGCTCCGTCAAGGCAAAATCAGCAAATGGTTTTCAGGCTATGGTCAAGAAGCAATTTCTGTTGGAGCTACTTTAGCCATGGATAGCGACGAATACATCCTCCCCATGCATCGCAATCTCGGAATGTTTACGACTCGAGGAATTCCACTACATAGACTTTTCGCACAGTTTCAAGGCAAAGCCAGTGGATTTACCAAAGGTCGCGACCGTTCATTTCACTTTGGGACTCAAGAGCATAAAATAGTGGGTATGATCTCCCACCTGGGTGCCCAATTAGGAGTCGCAGATGGGATTGCTCTTGCTGATCAGCTAAGAGACAAAAAGAAAAGCACTCTGGTCGTTACCGGTGATGGAGGAGCTAGCGAAGGAGATTTTCATGAAGCACTCAATGTGGCTTCAGTTTGGCAACTGCCTGTCATCTTTCTGGTAGAGAACAACTGCTGGGGGCTTTCCACTCCTAGCCATGAGCAATTTCGGATGGAAAGCTTCACACTAAAAGGCCCTGGATATGGCATTGAAACCATGCAGGTGGACGGCAACAACCTATTAGATGTGTATCATGGAATAGAACAGGCCAAAAAGAAGATCGCCGAACATTCCCAGCCTATTCTAATAGAATGCATGACCTTTCGAATCAGAGGTCATGAAGAGGCCAGCGGAACGAAGTATTATCCAGAAGGAATCGTTGAACAATGGACGAAAAAGGATCCTGTCCAAAATTTCGAATCTTATCTGATTGAATCTAAGGTATTGGATCCATCTACGATCGAAAATATCAAATCAGAGATCAATGAACAAATCAGGACTGAGCTAGATCGTGCCAATGAAGAAAGCAGCATCAGCGCCAATCCAGAAACTGAAATCAATGATCTCTTTCAAGCTCACAAACAAAGAATCACCATCCCTAAATCCAGAAGGAAAAGCACCTTAAGATTTGTGGATGCAATCTCAGAAGGGTTGAAGCAAAGCCTGGAAAAATATCCGGAATTGATCGTAATGGGACAGGATATTGCTGAATATGGTGGAGTTTTCAAGGTCACCGAAGGTTTTGTAGAATTGTTTGGCAAGGAGCGCATCCGAAATACGCCCATATGTGAGTCTGCCATTTTGGGAGCGGCACTTGGCCTTTCGATTCAAGGCATGAAATCGGTCGTCGAAATGCAGTTCGCAGATTTCGTCAGCTGTGGATTCAACCAAATCGTAAACAACCTCGCCAAAAGCCACTACCGTTGGGGACAAAATGCAGACGTGGTAGTTCGCCTCCCTACCGGGGCTGGTGTAGGTGCAGGCCCTTACCACTCACAGTCCAATGAGGCCTGGTTCTTTCATGTCCCTGGACTAAAAATCGTTTATCCTTCGACTCCATATGATGCCAAAGGTTTGCTCAATGCGGCCATCGAAGACCCTAACCCTGTATTGTTCTTTGAACACAAGGCGCTATATAGATCCAAACATCAAAATGTACCCGTAGATTACTATACTGTTGAAATGGGCAAAGGCCGCTACGTATCACGAGGAGAAGATCTCAGCATCATCACCTATGGTATGGGCGTGGAATGGGTCATCGAAGTATTGAGTGATCGAGAGGATTTGGATGTAGAAGTAGTCGATCTACGCAGCCTTCAGCCCTGGGACAAAAACATAGTCGAATCTACAGTCAAAAGAACGGGCAAAGTCCTGATTCTGCACGAAGACAACATGACTGGCGGTATTGGTGCTGAAATATCCGCCTGGATCAGTGAGCATTGTTTCCACTATTTGGATGCACCAGTGATGCGTGTTGCGAGTATGGATACTCCAGTTCCTTTTGCAGGACCTCTGGAGGCCGAATACTTACCCAAAAAGCGATTCGTGGAGAAGCTGGAAGAAATCTTGGCCTACTAA
- a CDS encoding response regulator: MNGIKYTELQFRIGMYSFLFSAFILYAWGYNIDHFTADSDSMKMSTALTFAVLSLPLILKQNEKFHGTIQLISQGLVLLSGSWSIISIYQPLGISNFGQGGNPIWQLMSPSTATCFILLAFSQLLLISKLKYRTSISQWTLHLVSTLSLISILIHMISIGVSQRSPFYATMSAYTSILLLAQSIAYSLNHPEIGITGLLLGKNQGSKLAKKSLPIILLIYMVITTIILNTYYSHNLNPQFALISLSIALLFVAITFVTIISHSLNEVDQRKGENEKKLFQANSNLEEKIREATSHLSAQNLKLESFYKALDQSSLVSITDKYGIITEVNERFCKISQYSREELVGQNHRIISSNYHNGAFWHELWKTISNGHTWRGEIRNKAKDGSFYWVDTAICPIKDQDNNISNFLSIRQDITANKNIVDDLTLTTEILNEAQALCNLGGWQLDVKTGKTIWTDEVYNIYEVPQDFDHNKVEGISFYHPDYQETIISAITESIQDKKKFKVDCKFITAKKNQRWVRVSGKPIFVNGEVVKLAGVIQDITEEVRAKRELEETKSAAIAASKAKSEFIANMSHEIRTPLNGVIGFSDILLKSELTTVQREHMNLIQKSGQCLLDVINDILDFSKIEAGKLDLTPERTDLQSLIEGVTQLFGHQANSKSLEFILNTNPIELPANIWVDEVRLRQILINLLSNAIKFTETGEIELSIKKIKSSEENCTLRFAVRDTGIGISNEAQNKIFGAFNQADGSTTRKYGGTGLGLSISRSILNMMGSDLQLESQIGIGSNFFFDINVQVSDNTILENIPEVEISSALVVDDNLTNLNVLKNLLSLFSIQSVCVQNGMDAIETLKKNDRFDVIFMDYQMPEMNGIETIKKIKHEKLIDQEKCKLVLFQSTADDHFKKQIKSLKIDQYITKPLNIEKLSACLRSLGKSNKIENRNDNIKEGISLELPDHKTIMIAEDNAVNMILSVTILNRLIPDARIIEVPDGLEGIKAFKKEKIDLVFTDIQMGKMNGYDMAKAIRQIDQKTPIIALTAGTVAGEKQRCLEAGMNDMLTKPMREDQIAELLKEWFITKPINVDHQLDQLVKESNVNLDHFNLPKMMQVLGDLSSLNRLIKLATSSLNRGSMKMEILLKSEKMVEVHRAAHKLHGIARSVYLNRLNELLEEFRTSDHSDVKTAKILHEKIKSEIEHIVTIEFDSLIIETNRLQLQTH, translated from the coding sequence ATGAATGGAATTAAGTACACTGAACTTCAATTCAGAATAGGCATGTACTCATTCCTATTTTCCGCATTTATTCTGTATGCATGGGGCTATAACATCGACCACTTCACAGCAGATTCTGATAGCATGAAAATGAGTACTGCTTTAACCTTTGCGGTTCTAAGTCTACCCCTAATCTTAAAACAAAACGAAAAATTTCACGGGACTATCCAATTGATTTCGCAAGGTCTGGTTTTACTCTCTGGCTCCTGGTCCATCATTTCTATCTATCAACCATTGGGCATTTCTAATTTTGGACAAGGAGGAAATCCAATATGGCAACTGATGTCCCCTTCGACAGCAACTTGTTTTATTTTATTAGCTTTTTCTCAACTCTTATTAATTAGCAAGTTAAAATATCGAACAAGCATCAGTCAATGGACCCTCCACCTTGTCAGTACGCTTTCCCTAATTTCGATTCTCATCCATATGATAAGTATAGGCGTATCACAGCGTAGTCCTTTTTATGCTACTATGTCAGCGTATACCTCTATCCTCTTACTGGCCCAATCAATTGCCTACTCGCTCAATCATCCAGAGATCGGCATCACAGGTCTCCTATTGGGCAAAAACCAGGGCAGCAAATTGGCTAAGAAAAGCCTACCTATTATCTTATTAATTTATATGGTCATTACTACCATTATTTTAAATACTTATTATAGCCACAACCTAAACCCTCAATTTGCACTGATCTCCTTATCTATAGCCTTGTTATTTGTTGCTATTACTTTTGTCACAATTATATCCCATAGCCTAAATGAAGTAGACCAACGTAAGGGCGAAAACGAAAAAAAACTTTTCCAGGCCAATAGTAACCTTGAAGAAAAAATAAGGGAAGCTACTTCACATTTAAGTGCTCAAAACCTGAAACTAGAATCCTTTTATAAGGCTCTGGATCAAAGCAGCCTAGTTTCAATCACTGATAAATATGGCATCATCACAGAAGTGAATGAAAGATTCTGTAAGATCTCTCAATATTCCAGAGAAGAACTGGTCGGCCAAAATCACCGAATCATTTCCTCTAACTATCACAACGGTGCATTCTGGCATGAGCTATGGAAAACCATCAGCAATGGCCATACATGGAGAGGTGAAATCAGAAACAAGGCCAAAGACGGCTCATTTTATTGGGTAGATACTGCCATCTGCCCGATAAAGGATCAAGACAATAACATTTCAAATTTTCTATCCATTAGACAAGACATCACTGCCAATAAAAATATAGTAGACGATTTAACCTTAACTACTGAGATTTTGAATGAAGCTCAGGCTCTTTGCAATCTAGGCGGCTGGCAATTGGATGTAAAAACTGGAAAAACCATTTGGACAGATGAGGTATACAATATCTACGAAGTACCACAAGACTTTGATCACAATAAAGTAGAAGGGATTAGCTTCTATCACCCCGATTATCAAGAAACTATTATCAGTGCTATAACGGAATCTATCCAGGACAAGAAAAAGTTTAAAGTAGACTGCAAATTCATCACGGCGAAAAAAAATCAAAGATGGGTTCGAGTGTCAGGCAAACCTATTTTTGTCAATGGTGAGGTGGTCAAACTTGCGGGTGTAATTCAGGACATAACAGAGGAGGTTCGAGCCAAAAGAGAACTCGAAGAAACCAAATCGGCAGCCATTGCTGCTAGCAAGGCCAAATCAGAATTCATTGCCAACATGAGCCATGAAATCAGAACACCACTCAATGGAGTTATTGGGTTTAGTGATATTCTATTGAAGTCTGAATTGACAACTGTCCAAAGGGAACACATGAACCTGATTCAGAAATCGGGCCAGTGTTTACTAGACGTAATCAACGATATTCTGGACTTTTCTAAAATAGAAGCTGGCAAACTGGACTTAACACCTGAAAGAACCGACTTACAGTCGCTCATTGAGGGAGTAACTCAACTATTCGGTCATCAAGCCAATAGCAAATCCTTAGAGTTCATCCTAAATACCAACCCGATAGAACTCCCTGCTAACATATGGGTAGACGAAGTGCGTCTCCGACAAATCCTGATCAATTTGCTGAGTAACGCCATTAAATTCACAGAAACAGGCGAAATAGAATTAAGCATCAAAAAAATTAAAAGCAGTGAGGAGAATTGTACCCTTCGTTTTGCTGTAAGAGACACTGGAATAGGCATTTCCAATGAAGCGCAGAACAAAATATTTGGGGCTTTCAACCAAGCCGATGGCTCAACAACCAGAAAATATGGAGGAACAGGACTGGGACTTAGTATCTCAAGGTCTATATTGAACATGATGGGAAGCGACCTACAACTGGAAAGTCAGATAGGCATCGGCAGTAATTTCTTTTTCGACATCAATGTACAAGTAAGCGACAATACCATTCTAGAAAACATTCCAGAAGTCGAAATTTCATCAGCTCTGGTTGTTGACGACAACCTGACTAACCTGAACGTACTCAAGAATCTACTCTCCTTATTCAGCATTCAGTCTGTTTGCGTCCAAAATGGAATGGATGCCATTGAGACTTTAAAGAAAAACGACAGGTTCGACGTGATTTTTATGGATTATCAGATGCCAGAAATGAATGGGATCGAAACCATAAAGAAAATAAAACACGAGAAGTTAATTGATCAAGAAAAATGCAAACTCGTGTTATTCCAAAGCACCGCAGATGATCACTTCAAAAAACAGATCAAATCCCTAAAAATTGACCAATACATAACGAAACCTTTAAATATTGAAAAGCTTTCTGCTTGTCTAAGGTCACTAGGCAAATCAAACAAGATAGAAAACAGAAATGATAATATTAAGGAAGGCATTTCCCTTGAATTACCTGATCACAAAACGATCATGATTGCAGAAGACAATGCAGTAAACATGATTTTGTCCGTAACCATCCTCAATCGATTAATACCTGACGCAAGAATAATAGAAGTACCTGATGGATTAGAAGGCATAAAAGCGTTTAAAAAGGAAAAAATCGATCTGGTATTTACTGACATCCAAATGGGAAAAATGAACGGCTATGATATGGCCAAAGCCATCCGGCAAATCGATCAAAAGACCCCTATAATCGCACTAACAGCCGGTACGGTAGCAGGAGAAAAACAAAGATGTCTCGAAGCTGGAATGAATGACATGCTAACCAAACCAATGAGGGAGGACCAGATCGCAGAATTATTGAAAGAATGGTTCATCACTAAGCCCATTAACGTTGATCATCAATTAGACCAATTGGTAAAAGAGTCAAATGTTAATCTCGATCATTTCAACTTACCAAAAATGATGCAGGTACTTGGGGACCTCTCTAGTTTGAACAGATTGATCAAACTTGCGACATCCAGCCTAAATAGAGGATCCATGAAAATGGAAATTCTACTTAAATCAGAAAAAATGGTAGAAGTACACCGAGCAGCTCACAAACTGCATGGAATTGCCCGGTCTGTGTATTTGAATAGACTAAATGAATTATTAGAAGAATTCAGAACTAGTGATCATTCAGATGTCAAAACGGCCAAAATCCTTCATGAAAAAATTAAATCAGAAATTGAACATATTGTCACCATCGAATTTGACTCCCTAATTATCGAAACCAATCGCCTGCAGTTACAGACTCATTGA
- a CDS encoding TlpA family protein disulfide reductase, translating into MKTVTYLASIVVLSLVISTSQAQNIEVIKYEKLESILNAKTDNNRVINFWATWCGPCVKELPQFEALLEKYKNENLEVILVSMDFASNLEGKVKKFVEKKGLKSKLYLLDETDYNSFIDKIDPSWSGAIPATMMLSARNEKKLFLEKEFKEGELEKAYLDFTK; encoded by the coding sequence ATGAAGACAGTCACTTACTTAGCTTCAATTGTAGTATTGAGTTTGGTCATTTCAACTTCGCAAGCTCAGAATATAGAAGTGATAAAGTATGAAAAACTGGAAAGTATCCTAAATGCAAAAACGGACAATAACAGAGTCATCAATTTTTGGGCTACCTGGTGCGGACCCTGCGTTAAGGAACTTCCTCAGTTCGAAGCTTTATTAGAAAAGTACAAAAATGAAAATCTAGAGGTCATTCTCGTGAGCATGGATTTCGCTAGCAATCTAGAGGGGAAGGTGAAGAAATTCGTAGAGAAGAAAGGTCTCAAATCAAAACTGTACTTACTGGACGAAACAGACTACAATTCCTTTATAGACAAGATCGATCCTAGCTGGTCTGGGGCCATCCCTGCAACTATGATGCTGAGCGCACGTAATGAAAAGAAATTATTTCTCGAAAAAGAGTTTAAAGAAGGTGAGTTGGAAAAAGCTTACCTTGATTTCACAAAATAA
- a CDS encoding RNA polymerase sigma factor — protein sequence MNSDFQPFLNDHHRIIAKVCRIYTDTAEDFNDYYQECVIQLWRSFDSFRGASKLSTWVYRVCLNVCLSQLRGKKKLVGQAREVLPEVVEESDNIEEEQLEMLYKAIKLLKESDRAIILLYLEDKSYKEMAEILGITVTNVGAKVNRVKNQLKKIIDERSGY from the coding sequence ATGAATTCTGATTTTCAACCTTTTTTAAATGACCATCATAGGATCATCGCCAAGGTCTGTAGAATCTATACAGATACTGCCGAGGATTTCAATGATTACTATCAAGAGTGCGTCATCCAGCTTTGGCGTTCTTTTGATTCTTTTAGGGGGGCTTCTAAGTTGTCTACATGGGTCTATAGGGTATGCTTGAATGTTTGTCTGTCCCAGCTTCGAGGTAAGAAGAAGTTGGTTGGTCAGGCAAGAGAGGTTTTACCTGAGGTAGTTGAAGAATCAGATAACATAGAGGAAGAACAACTGGAGATGCTATACAAAGCGATCAAGTTGTTGAAGGAATCGGACAGGGCAATTATCCTATTGTATCTGGAAGATAAGAGCTATAAAGAAATGGCTGAAATCCTGGGTATCACAGTAACTAACGTGGGGGCCAAGGTCAATAGAGTGAAAAATCAGTTAAAGAAAATAATAGATGAAAGATCTGGATATTAA
- a CDS encoding thioredoxin family protein, which translates to MKKYLSILAIETGLLLLVLIGTAFGGTKGEGYEVGDKAIGFELKNVDGKMVSTEDYKKAKGFIVVFTCNTCPYAKLYESRIDELNKQFADKGYPVLAINSNDVTKQPGDSFEAMAQQAKEKNYSFPYLYDESQEIAKAYGATKTPHVYVLKKDGKDLTVSYIGAIDNNPQDANSADTFYVADAVNQLLAGKEVATKSTKAIGCTIKWKEA; encoded by the coding sequence ATGAAAAAATATTTGAGCATACTCGCAATTGAAACAGGATTATTATTACTCGTACTAATAGGCACTGCCTTTGGTGGCACCAAGGGCGAAGGTTATGAAGTTGGAGACAAGGCCATTGGCTTTGAGCTAAAAAATGTAGATGGCAAAATGGTATCGACAGAAGACTATAAAAAAGCAAAAGGCTTTATAGTCGTTTTTACTTGCAACACTTGCCCATATGCCAAACTATACGAAAGCCGCATCGACGAATTGAACAAACAATTTGCCGACAAAGGCTATCCAGTATTGGCGATCAACTCTAATGATGTAACCAAACAACCTGGCGACTCATTTGAAGCGATGGCACAGCAAGCAAAAGAAAAGAATTATTCGTTCCCTTATCTCTATGACGAAAGCCAGGAGATAGCAAAAGCCTACGGCGCTACCAAAACTCCACATGTTTACGTTTTGAAAAAAGATGGAAAGGATCTAACGGTGTCTTATATTGGAGCCATAGACAACAACCCTCAAGACGCTAATTCAGCGGATACTTTTTACGTGGCAGATGCCGTCAATCAACTTTTAGCAGGTAAGGAAGTAGCCACAAAGTCGACTAAGGCCATAGGCTGTACGATCAAATGGAAAGAAGCTTAA
- the ytxJ gene encoding bacillithiol system redox-active protein YtxJ, translating into MNWESLTSSNQLEALMEKSKDQPVVLFKHSTRCSISSMALNRLERSWNEEEMKEVTPVYLDLIQYRDLSGAIAHQLGVEHQSPQIIVVHEGKAIYDTSHMGISYQELHKVVNNLTMA; encoded by the coding sequence ATGAATTGGGAATCACTCACATCCAGCAACCAACTAGAAGCCTTGATGGAAAAATCTAAGGATCAACCTGTCGTACTTTTCAAACACAGTACGCGTTGTAGCATTAGCAGTATGGCGCTCAATCGTCTGGAACGTTCCTGGAACGAAGAGGAGATGAAAGAAGTAACTCCGGTCTACTTAGACTTGATTCAGTACAGAGACCTTTCTGGAGCTATTGCTCATCAATTAGGAGTGGAACATCAATCTCCTCAGATAATAGTAGTGCACGAAGGGAAGGCCATTTATGACACCTCGCATATGGGGATCAGCTACCAAGAATTGCATAAGGTGGTGAACAACCTTACCATGGCATAA
- a CDS encoding M16 family metallopeptidase translates to MEYQRFDLENGLKVIVHEDHSTRTAVLNLMYDVGSRDESPEKTGFAHLFEHLMFGGSENVSNFDDPLQKVGGNNNAFTSPDMTNYYMTVPSNNLETAFWLESDRMHALSFDPVVLEVQRKVVIEEFNQRYLNQPYGDAWLQLRPLAYKSHPYRWATIGKEISHIEEATMDDVKSFFYQHYVPNNAVLVVAGDVTVDQVKHLAEKWFGPIPAGNPNARNLPVEPEQTEKRSLHVEGDVPLDVFYRVYPMDGRLGQNYQVQDLLSDVLGRGKSSRLYQTLVKEKQLLSSVSAHISGSTDPGLIVINGKLKEGVSFEEVDLLVNQEINNLITNGLQVGELDRVKVHAESSHLFSEVELLNRAINLAYYTLLGDTSLIDREVEAIHAVTEEQLIDQAKKRLSPEKSSTLYYHAKREA, encoded by the coding sequence ATGGAATATCAGCGATTTGATTTAGAGAATGGATTGAAAGTGATTGTGCACGAGGATCACTCGACTCGTACAGCTGTGCTAAATCTGATGTATGACGTGGGGTCTCGGGATGAAAGTCCTGAGAAGACAGGTTTCGCGCATCTTTTCGAACATTTGATGTTTGGAGGTTCGGAGAATGTATCCAATTTCGATGATCCATTGCAAAAGGTAGGAGGAAATAATAATGCCTTTACCAGTCCTGATATGACCAATTATTACATGACGGTACCTTCCAATAATCTGGAAACGGCCTTTTGGTTGGAGTCGGATCGTATGCATGCCTTGTCTTTTGATCCTGTGGTGCTCGAGGTGCAGAGAAAAGTAGTGATAGAGGAATTTAATCAACGTTATCTCAACCAGCCCTATGGAGATGCCTGGCTTCAATTAAGACCCTTGGCTTACAAATCTCATCCCTACCGCTGGGCTACTATCGGGAAAGAAATTTCGCATATAGAAGAAGCTACCATGGATGATGTGAAATCCTTTTTCTATCAGCACTATGTTCCCAACAATGCTGTTTTGGTCGTGGCAGGAGATGTGACGGTTGATCAAGTGAAGCACCTGGCTGAAAAGTGGTTTGGCCCTATCCCTGCCGGGAATCCAAACGCTAGAAATCTGCCTGTAGAACCAGAGCAAACTGAAAAGAGAAGCCTTCATGTGGAAGGTGATGTGCCTCTGGATGTCTTTTATCGTGTCTATCCTATGGATGGTAGATTAGGGCAAAACTACCAGGTTCAGGATCTGTTGAGTGATGTTTTGGGGAGAGGAAAGTCATCCAGACTTTATCAAACTCTGGTGAAGGAAAAGCAATTGTTGAGTTCGGTTTCTGCCCATATTTCTGGATCTACAGATCCAGGTTTGATTGTGATCAATGGAAAGTTGAAAGAAGGAGTGAGCTTTGAAGAAGTGGATCTACTAGTGAATCAGGAAATCAATAACCTTATCACTAATGGTCTGCAGGTAGGGGAGTTAGACAGAGTCAAAGTGCATGCAGAGTCTTCTCATTTGTTTTCGGAAGTAGAATTGCTCAATCGTGCTATTAATCTGGCTTACTACACCTTGCTGGGCGATACGAGCTTGATAGACCGAGAGGTAGAGGCCATTCATGCGGTGACAGAGGAGCAATTGATCGATCAGGCAAAAAAAAGGTTGAGCCCCGAAAAGAGCTCAACCCTATATTATCATGCTAAGCGTGAGGCTTAA
- a CDS encoding chloride channel protein, translated as MNLKDLLVKFLVWRLKHISNNNFILIMSGIVGLVSGFAAVTLKSAVHLIQHLLSDYQENSGLSFLYMIYPVIGIILTVLISKYIFKSTHIGGHGITKILYYISKRSSVVKRTLTYTRMVTSAITVGFGGSVGLEAPIVVTGSAIGSNLGRLTHMNYKKRTLLIACGASGAISAIFNSPIAGVIFAIEVILTDVTINKFIPILISSVVGSMVSYTLLGRELLFSFKLHEAFKPEHIHYYILLGIACGIISVHFTRLTYLVENSIEKIKNDMNRALLGGVGLAIIILAFPPIYGEGYNVILNLLNGNDAVIFDESMIYGETDQTLLVIVLLFAILVIKPVASALTIGAGGSGGIFAPSLFMGGIGGYLFARTINYILPVQIDTSHFTLVGMCGVMSGVLHAPLTAIFLIAEITGGYELFVPLMLVSAISFTTINYFEPYSLYTKPLIEKGDLIQHDKDRQVLSQMKMRKLIESDLLSIKYDASLDDLIDLVKISKRNIFPVLNYEGGLEGIVTLDDIREKMFDPEKRSQIIVKQVMQLPPAEVDPKDSMEEVMNKFEVTQAWNLPVIENGKYLGFLSKSRIFNAYRNRLISTDKE; from the coding sequence ATGAATTTAAAAGACTTGCTGGTAAAGTTTTTGGTATGGCGGCTAAAACACATCAGCAACAACAACTTCATTCTAATCATGAGTGGAATCGTCGGCCTTGTATCTGGTTTTGCCGCAGTTACACTCAAAAGTGCCGTACATCTGATTCAGCATCTATTGAGTGACTACCAAGAAAACAGTGGCCTCAGCTTTCTCTACATGATCTATCCGGTCATCGGTATTATCCTGACAGTACTGATTTCTAAGTACATTTTCAAAAGCACACATATTGGCGGACATGGGATCACCAAAATCCTATACTACATTTCCAAAAGATCTAGTGTAGTCAAAAGAACCCTGACCTACACACGAATGGTCACCTCAGCCATCACAGTAGGCTTTGGAGGATCTGTCGGGCTAGAGGCACCTATTGTAGTCACGGGTTCTGCCATAGGGTCTAACCTGGGTCGCTTGACCCACATGAACTACAAGAAACGAACTCTACTGATAGCTTGTGGAGCATCGGGCGCTATCTCAGCGATCTTCAACTCTCCTATTGCAGGTGTAATCTTCGCCATAGAGGTGATCCTAACTGATGTTACCATCAACAAATTCATTCCAATCCTCATTTCTTCTGTGGTCGGATCGATGGTTTCCTATACACTTTTGGGTAGAGAACTTCTATTTTCATTTAAGCTGCACGAAGCATTCAAACCTGAACATATTCATTATTACATCTTACTTGGTATCGCTTGCGGTATCATCTCGGTGCACTTTACTCGACTCACCTACCTGGTCGAGAACAGTATAGAAAAAATTAAAAACGACATGAATCGAGCCCTGCTTGGCGGAGTTGGGCTGGCCATTATCATTTTGGCCTTCCCTCCCATCTATGGTGAGGGTTACAATGTAATCTTGAATCTGCTCAACGGAAATGACGCAGTTATTTTTGATGAAAGCATGATCTATGGCGAAACAGATCAGACGTTGCTAGTTATCGTGCTGCTTTTTGCCATTCTGGTAATCAAACCTGTGGCCTCTGCTTTGACAATTGGAGCTGGGGGTAGCGGAGGTATTTTTGCTCCTTCTCTTTTCATGGGAGGTATTGGCGGCTATCTTTTCGCTCGTACGATCAATTACATTCTGCCTGTCCAGATCGACACCAGCCACTTCACCCTGGTCGGTATGTGCGGAGTAATGAGCGGAGTGTTACACGCACCTTTGACAGCCATATTTCTGATTGCAGAGATCACAGGAGGTTACGAACTTTTCGTACCACTGATGCTGGTTTCAGCCATTTCTTTTACTACCATCAATTATTTTGAGCCTTACTCTCTATACACCAAGCCACTGATAGAGAAAGGGGATTTGATCCAGCATGACAAGGACAGACAGGTCCTTAGCCAGATGAAAATGCGCAAATTGATAGAGTCTGATTTACTCTCGATCAAGTATGATGCATCGTTAGACGATTTGATCGATCTCGTAAAAATATCCAAACGGAACATTTTCCCCGTTTTGAATTATGAAGGCGGTTTGGAAGGCATTGTGACTCTGGATGACATCCGAGAAAAAATGTTTGATCCGGAAAAACGTTCTCAAATCATCGTAAAGCAGGTTATGCAACTCCCTCCTGCCGAAGTGGACCCAAAAGATTCTATGGAAGAAGTGATGAATAAATTTGAAGTCACGCAAGCCTGGAATTTACCCGTGATAGAAAACGGTAAATATCTGGGATTCCTGTCCAAATCACGCATTTTTAATGCCTATAGAAACAGACTGATCTCAACAGACAAAGAATAA